TCCGCGAAGGGATACGGCATCCGGCCGGCCCGTTTCCGCCGCCGGCGGAAGACCTGGCGAGAGGTCTGGCGCACGGTCCGTCCGTGGGTTTTCGGCATCGCGTTGCTCGCAATCGCGGCGCTCCACCAGCTCGCTGGATTCTTCGAGCCGCCCAGGTTTCTCCAGTCCGCTCCGCAATCGATGGGCGGGGTGTTCACCCGCTGCGGGCCGGGCCGGGGCGCGCTTTGTGTGGTTGACGGCGATACCTTCAAGCGGGGCCCGGACACCTATCGCGTCACCGGAATCGATACGGCTGAGCTTAAGGCCGCCTGCCCGGCTGAGGCCCTGCAGGCGGAAGCCTCCACCCGCGCCCTTCAGGACTGGCTGAATCGTGGCCCGTTCCAGGTCACCACCCGC
This region of Tsuneonella aeria genomic DNA includes:
- a CDS encoding thermonuclease family protein; this translates as MAKPVRFHTARRRRAFSAKGYGIRPARFRRRRKTWREVWRTVRPWVFGIALLAIAALHQLAGFFEPPRFLQSAPQSMGGVFTRCGPGRGALCVVDGDTFKRGPDTYRVTGIDTAELKAACPAEALQAEASTRALQDWLNRGPFQVTTRIDEPADRYGRTLAIVKRVGEGGREDRLADHMIREGGARSYSGGFRATWC